One Myxosarcina sp. GI1 genomic window carries:
- a CDS encoding phytanoyl-CoA dioxygenase family protein, translating into MLDIKDLTQEIINGKGYVAIPNLITPQEAETARNLVLERVKSQEQSSGDRSNKARVYGLIYQGEIFERLVQNPTLLSIIEAILGEDIILGGFSAHVLYPGASRMGVHVDYPYWAMSSPFPAYPILEIQVIWLVEDFTENNGAPLFAAETQKLATKPDVKQFESIAQKVTGTAGTAIISHGLCWHDTSENTSDRPRVSLLGNYTPQYIHPLENNLFNYQSAVFERATPKLKHLLRHDWRSQQEQMLAMKFKMD; encoded by the coding sequence ATGCTCGATATTAAAGATTTAACCCAAGAAATTATTAATGGTAAAGGTTATGTAGCAATTCCCAATTTAATAACTCCTCAAGAAGCCGAAACCGCCCGTAACTTAGTTTTAGAACGGGTAAAATCCCAAGAGCAATCTTCAGGCGATCGCAGTAACAAAGCCAGAGTTTATGGCTTAATCTATCAAGGAGAAATTTTCGAGCGGTTAGTACAGAACCCAACCTTACTATCTATTATCGAAGCGATCTTAGGAGAAGATATTATTCTGGGTGGATTTTCGGCACACGTTCTATATCCAGGCGCATCGAGAATGGGAGTTCACGTAGATTATCCCTATTGGGCAATGTCTTCTCCCTTTCCTGCGTATCCTATTTTAGAAATACAGGTAATTTGGTTGGTAGAAGATTTTACTGAGAACAATGGCGCACCGTTATTTGCTGCCGAAACTCAAAAACTTGCCACCAAACCAGACGTAAAGCAGTTTGAATCCATCGCTCAAAAAGTAACGGGAACTGCGGGAACGGCGATTATTTCTCATGGGCTATGCTGGCACGATACATCGGAAAATACCAGCGATCGCCCCAGAGTATCTTTGTTGGGCAACTATACACCGCAGTATATTCATCCTTTAGAAAACAATTTATTTAACTATCAATCGGCGGTGTTTGAACGAGCTACACCCAAATTAAAACATTTGTTGCGTCATGACTGGCGATCGCAACAAGAGCAAATGCTCGCAATGAAATTCAAAATGGACTGA
- a CDS encoding ABC transporter permease codes for MNILDSLQMAIATLKTDKLRSLLTALGLIIGNTSVILLVGVGEGTKKLATEELESFGPNMLYVIPERGNVRQSKGMPKTLVLADAEAIATQVPAVTAVAPQIKNQQLINFQNLSLETSIVGTTPEFLAVRNFQIATGEFIAENHLQRRSLVIVLGADLAKKLFPHQNAIGKRVRLKNNSFEVIGIMAAKGSLLESNQDNAAFIPITTMATKIVGNTSPYGTEVSAITFTAKNKDSVRAAEFQVSNLLRLRHRISDRNDFAIHSQEKFLQTSNLVTLGLTASLVAIASTSLLVSGIGIMNVMLMSVKARTAEIGLRKAVGASAGDILTQFLIETAILALAGGILGTIAGAGCVTIVTFITPLEASVAPLAVVLAIANSCGIGICFGVIPARQAAKLDPIVSLRHAI; via the coding sequence ATGAATATTCTTGATTCTCTGCAAATGGCGATCGCAACTTTAAAAACTGATAAGTTGCGAAGTTTGTTGACGGCATTAGGTCTAATTATTGGTAATACTTCGGTTATTTTGTTGGTAGGAGTAGGAGAAGGTACCAAAAAGTTAGCTACAGAAGAATTAGAATCGTTTGGACCAAATATGCTCTATGTAATTCCCGAACGAGGTAATGTACGCCAAAGCAAAGGTATGCCTAAAACCTTAGTTTTGGCAGATGCCGAAGCGATCGCCACTCAAGTTCCTGCTGTTACCGCAGTTGCCCCCCAGATTAAAAACCAGCAGCTAATCAATTTTCAAAATCTCAGTCTAGAAACTTCTATAGTTGGTACCACACCAGAGTTTCTTGCCGTTCGTAACTTCCAAATAGCGACAGGTGAGTTTATTGCAGAAAACCATCTCCAACGCCGTAGTTTAGTTATTGTCTTAGGTGCAGACTTAGCGAAAAAACTTTTTCCCCACCAAAACGCTATTGGTAAACGAGTACGCCTCAAGAATAACAGCTTTGAAGTTATTGGCATTATGGCTGCTAAAGGCTCTTTACTAGAAAGCAATCAAGACAATGCCGCTTTTATTCCTATTACTACTATGGCAACTAAAATTGTTGGCAATACCTCTCCTTACGGCACCGAAGTTTCGGCAATTACTTTTACTGCCAAAAATAAAGATAGCGTTAGGGCGGCTGAGTTTCAGGTAAGCAATTTATTAAGATTGCGCCATCGAATTAGCGATCGCAATGACTTTGCCATTCACTCCCAGGAAAAATTCTTACAAACCTCTAATTTAGTAACTTTAGGCTTAACGGCTTCTTTAGTCGCGATCGCCAGTACTTCTTTATTAGTTAGCGGTATCGGCATTATGAATGTGATGCTGATGTCGGTAAAAGCCCGTACAGCCGAAATTGGCTTGCGTAAAGCCGTAGGTGCTTCGGCAGGTGATATTTTGACTCAGTTTTTAATCGAGACGGCAATTTTAGCTTTAGCTGGAGGAATTCTCGGTACTATTGCTGGTGCTGGCTGTGTCACAATTGTTACTTTTATAACTCCCCTAGAAGCCAGCGTAGCACCATTGGCAGTAGTTTTGGCGATCGCCAATTCCTGCGGTATCGGTATTTGTTTTGGAGTAATACCTGCCAGACAAGCTGCCAAACTCGATCCGATTGTCTCTTTACGTCATGCAATATAA
- a CDS encoding glycosyltransferase family 4 protein yields the protein MKTLQIGLGWFPECAGGLDRYYYDCCNYLPQANVEFDGLVVGSNTVESDSEGKVKAFATAEAPLLKRWLKLRSSFQQQITQHDYDLIVSHFSLFAFPVLNLLQNRPLVTHFHGPWALESDVETQKLIAIKVKKLVEQSVYKRSRQFIVLSKTFRDILHHQYGVPEEKIHIIPGGVDLNRFNIDISATEARDRLNWHLDRPTIFCIRRLARRMGLENLIAAIAKVRDRHRDVILYIAGKGVLATTLQQQISALELENNVKLLGYVSDEQLPLCYRAANFSVVPTLSLEGFGLIVVESLAAGTPVLGTAVGGIPEILQPFCNDLLFAGSSIAELAAGIDEALSGQRKLPSQNDCLAYVKNNYSWKTVARQIEQVYQQAL from the coding sequence ATGAAAACTTTACAGATAGGGTTGGGTTGGTTTCCAGAATGTGCTGGCGGTTTAGATCGTTACTATTATGATTGCTGTAACTATTTACCTCAAGCCAACGTTGAGTTTGATGGTTTGGTTGTAGGTTCCAACACAGTAGAGTCCGACTCTGAGGGAAAAGTCAAAGCGTTCGCAACCGCAGAGGCTCCTCTACTAAAGCGATGGCTAAAACTCAGAAGCAGTTTTCAACAGCAAATTACCCAGCATGACTACGATCTGATTGTTTCTCATTTTAGCCTCTTTGCCTTTCCCGTATTAAATCTGCTCCAAAATCGCCCTTTAGTTACCCATTTTCACGGTCCTTGGGCATTAGAAAGCGATGTCGAAACTCAAAAGCTAATTGCAATTAAGGTCAAAAAACTGGTCGAACAGTCAGTGTACAAGCGATCGCGTCAGTTTATCGTACTTTCTAAAACCTTTCGCGATATTTTGCACCACCAGTATGGAGTTCCTGAAGAAAAAATCCATATTATTCCTGGTGGAGTCGATCTCAATCGCTTTAATATCGATATTTCTGCTACGGAAGCTCGCGATCGACTTAACTGGCATTTAGATCGACCGACTATTTTTTGTATTCGCCGACTTGCCAGACGCATGGGACTAGAAAATTTGATTGCTGCTATAGCCAAAGTTCGCGATCGCCATCGGGATGTTATCCTCTACATAGCTGGAAAAGGTGTCTTAGCCACAACTCTACAACAGCAAATTTCAGCATTAGAGCTAGAGAATAACGTCAAACTATTAGGATACGTATCGGATGAGCAATTGCCTTTATGCTATCGTGCTGCTAATTTTTCGGTCGTTCCTACCCTTTCTTTAGAAGGTTTTGGTTTAATTGTCGTAGAATCTCTAGCGGCAGGGACTCCAGTTCTAGGTACGGCGGTAGGAGGAATTCCTGAAATTTTGCAGCCTTTTTGTAATGACTTATTATTTGCAGGTTCTTCTATTGCCGAGTTAGCAGCAGGAATTGATGAAGCATTATCGGGACAGAGAAAATTACCCAGCCAGAATGATTGTTTGGCTTATGTAAAGAACAACTATAGCTGGAAAACAGTCGCTCGACAAATCGAGCAGGTTTATCAACAAGCTTTATAA
- a CDS encoding DUF427 domain-containing protein, whose product MPRAIWNGTILAESDRTEVVEGNQYFPPDSIKQEYFQSSNTHTTCPWKGEASYYTIVVDGEENRDAAWYYPHAKERAKNIEGYIAFWRGVKIES is encoded by the coding sequence ATGCCAAGAGCAATTTGGAATGGTACGATTTTAGCCGAGAGCGATCGCACAGAAGTAGTAGAAGGAAATCAGTATTTTCCTCCAGATTCTATTAAGCAAGAATATTTTCAGTCAAGCAACACTCATACCACTTGTCCCTGGAAAGGTGAAGCCAGCTATTACACCATAGTAGTTGACGGTGAAGAAAATCGAGATGCTGCCTGGTATTATCCTCATGCTAAAGAACGAGCTAAGAACATTGAAGGCTATATTGCTTTTTGGCGAGGAGTAAAAATAGAATCTTAG
- a CDS encoding hydantoinase/oxoprolinase family protein gives MTANTPQRWQFYIDRGGTFTDVVAKTPENTIIIHKLLSENPELYQDAAVQGIREVMGIEADCPIPTQEIEVVKMGTTVATNALLERKGDRLVLLITKGFKDALRIGYQNRPDIFARQIVLPTMLYEAVIEVDERYDASGKELKAVEIETVKRDLQAAYARGIRSCAIVLMHGYRYPDHERQISQLAEEVGFIQISVSHQVSPLIKLVSRGDTTVVDAYLTPILRRYVERVGSQLPNVKLMFMKSDGGLVSASEFQGKDSILSGPAGGIVGAVQTSKRLGFDSIITFDMGGTSTDVAHFNGEYERDLDLEIAGARMRVPVLSIHTVAAGGGSILAFDGSSYRVGPESAGSNPGPACYRRGGSLTVTDANVMLGKIQPQYFPAVFGDNGDLPLDKAIVVKKFTELDLQIATATGKSSTPESIAAGFIAIAVMNMANAIKKISLQRGYDLANYVLCCFGGAGAQVACLIADTLSIDKIFIHPYAGVLSAYGIGLADIRVTKIKSVEQTLTSELMPQLKSVIQSLATKGKNEMGFENETTTERMLRQLNLKYEGTDSTLTVNFVPDVATMQDEFATEHKSRYGFIQPEKSLVVESAVVEVIREMATPEEATVTRDYAPRTAKGDRAPDKAPPVIETVKMFARDKWHDALVYQRQDLQPGDYIKGAAIVVEPTNTIIIEPDWYAELSDRNYFILKKLEKL, from the coding sequence ATGACTGCTAATACTCCCCAACGCTGGCAATTTTATATCGATCGCGGCGGCACTTTTACCGATGTAGTTGCCAAAACTCCTGAAAATACTATTATCATTCATAAGCTGCTGTCAGAAAATCCCGAACTATATCAAGATGCAGCCGTACAGGGGATAAGAGAAGTAATGGGTATCGAAGCAGACTGTCCCATCCCTACACAAGAGATTGAAGTAGTCAAAATGGGAACGACAGTGGCGACTAATGCCTTGTTGGAAAGAAAAGGCGATCGCTTGGTACTATTAATCACCAAAGGCTTTAAAGATGCCCTGCGGATTGGTTATCAAAACCGTCCCGATATTTTTGCCCGTCAGATTGTTTTGCCTACTATGCTTTACGAAGCGGTAATTGAAGTAGACGAACGCTATGACGCTAGTGGCAAAGAGCTTAAAGCAGTTGAAATTGAAACTGTTAAAAGAGATTTACAAGCCGCTTATGCTAGAGGTATTCGCAGTTGTGCGATCGTCTTGATGCACGGCTACCGCTATCCCGACCACGAACGGCAGATATCCCAACTCGCTGAGGAAGTTGGCTTTATCCAAATATCTGTATCCCATCAGGTAAGTCCCTTAATCAAGTTAGTCAGTCGTGGCGATACCACAGTAGTCGATGCTTATCTCACCCCAATCTTACGCCGCTACGTCGAGCGAGTAGGCAGTCAACTACCCAATGTCAAGTTGATGTTTATGAAATCTGATGGCGGATTGGTATCGGCGAGCGAGTTTCAGGGGAAAGACAGCATTCTTAGCGGTCCTGCGGGGGGCATTGTCGGCGCAGTCCAGACCAGTAAAAGGTTAGGGTTTGACTCGATTATTACTTTTGATATGGGCGGCACCAGTACCGATGTGGCTCATTTTAACGGCGAATACGAACGGGATTTAGATTTAGAAATTGCTGGTGCCAGAATGCGAGTTCCCGTACTGTCAATTCATACTGTAGCGGCTGGCGGTGGCTCGATTCTTGCTTTTGATGGTTCTAGCTATCGCGTCGGTCCAGAGTCGGCTGGTTCAAACCCCGGTCCTGCCTGTTATCGACGGGGAGGAAGCCTGACGGTAACTGATGCTAATGTCATGTTGGGCAAAATTCAACCGCAATATTTTCCTGCGGTGTTTGGCGATAATGGGGACTTGCCTTTAGATAAAGCAATTGTAGTTAAAAAGTTTACCGAATTAGATTTGCAAATTGCCACCGCTACTGGGAAATCTTCTACCCCAGAAAGCATCGCTGCTGGTTTTATCGCTATTGCCGTGATGAACATGGCTAATGCGATTAAAAAAATTAGTCTGCAACGTGGTTACGATCTTGCCAATTACGTCCTCTGCTGTTTTGGCGGTGCGGGGGCGCAGGTAGCTTGCTTAATTGCCGATACTTTGAGCATCGACAAAATATTTATTCATCCTTATGCGGGGGTTCTTTCGGCATACGGTATTGGTTTGGCGGATATTAGAGTTACTAAAATTAAGTCGGTAGAGCAAACTCTAACTTCAGAACTTATGCCGCAACTAAAATCTGTAATACAGTCTTTGGCAACCAAAGGCAAAAATGAGATGGGTTTTGAAAATGAAACTACTACCGAAAGAATGTTACGCCAGCTAAATTTAAAATACGAAGGAACCGACTCTACTCTAACTGTCAATTTTGTCCCCGATGTCGCTACAATGCAGGACGAATTTGCTACCGAGCACAAGTCTCGTTATGGTTTTATTCAACCCGAAAAAAGCTTAGTGGTAGAATCGGCAGTGGTGGAAGTAATTCGAGAAATGGCTACCCCAGAAGAAGCTACTGTGACTCGCGATTACGCTCCGCGTACCGCCAAAGGCGATCGCGCCCCAGATAAAGCTCCACCAGTCATAGAAACAGTCAAGATGTTTGCTCGAGATAAATGGCATGATGCCCTGGTATACCAACGGCAAGATTTACAGCCAGGAGACTACATTAAAGGTGCGGCAATTGTCGTCGAACCGACTAATACAATTATTATCGAACCAGACTGGTATGCCGAATTGAGCGATCGCAATTATTTTATTTTGAAAAAACTAGAAAAACTATAA
- a CDS encoding (2Fe-2S) ferredoxin domain-containing protein: MVTIQPLVSEFTITGKLEDLTISNGDRVKYLQLSTEAETYSIKVAKEKKRVLSQHLKPGCWLKAIGMRKCKLEREEFEYIAYRIELLAEPVSEQLATQTAVATAKPKAKVLFCQNSTCWKKGGKAVCELLTSELQAKGIADRVEIKTTGCLKQCKQAPNMVIMPGGIRHSRVRPTQVPTFIEHFL, encoded by the coding sequence ATGGTTACAATACAACCACTAGTTTCGGAATTCACTATTACTGGCAAATTAGAAGACTTAACTATTAGCAATGGCGATCGCGTTAAGTATCTGCAATTATCCACAGAAGCAGAAACGTACTCGATAAAAGTGGCTAAAGAAAAAAAGCGGGTTCTCAGCCAACATTTAAAGCCTGGCTGCTGGCTAAAAGCGATCGGAATGCGAAAGTGCAAACTAGAGCGAGAAGAATTTGAATATATAGCCTACAGAATCGAATTACTTGCAGAACCAGTTTCAGAACAACTTGCCACTCAAACTGCAGTTGCAACAGCCAAACCTAAAGCCAAAGTGCTGTTCTGTCAAAATTCTACTTGCTGGAAAAAAGGCGGAAAGGCAGTATGTGAATTATTAACTTCCGAATTACAAGCAAAAGGTATAGCAGATCGAGTTGAAATTAAAACTACTGGCTGTTTGAAGCAATGTAAACAAGCACCTAATATGGTAATTATGCCAGGAGGAATTCGCCATAGCAGAGTGCGACCGACACAAGTACCTACATTTATCGAACATTTCCTTTAG
- the purF gene encoding amidophosphoribosyltransferase — translation MMPNYLDWQTNRDDRPDKPEEACGVFGVYAPGEDVAKLTYFGLYALQHRGQESAGIATFAGKIVHSYKNMGLVSQVFNETTLEKLSGDIAIGHTRYSTTGSSLRANAQPVVVDTRLGSLALAHNGNLVNAVELRKHLTKREAAFITTTDSEMIALAIADEVNRGKDWIQGAISACKLCSGAYSLTIATPVGLMGVRDRNGIRPLVIGVLKVEDKPPRYVLASETCGLDIIGAEYVRDVNPGELVWITESGLVSIDWAQQPDKKLCIFEMIYFARPDSVMHDETLFSYRLRLGRQLARESIVDADIVIGVPDSGIPAAIGFSRESDIPYGEGLIKNRYVGRTFIQPTQSMRESGIRMKLNTLKDVLMGKRVIIVDDSIVRGTTSKKIVKALRDAGASEVHMRISSPPVTHPCFYGIDTDNQKQLIAATKSEREIEKRIGVDSLAYLSWSGMLQATGEDPNNFCSACFTGDYPINIPDDIKRSKLILEETNV, via the coding sequence ATGATGCCCAACTATCTCGATTGGCAGACGAACCGAGACGATCGCCCAGATAAACCTGAAGAAGCCTGTGGAGTATTCGGAGTTTATGCGCCAGGAGAAGATGTTGCCAAACTAACTTACTTTGGTCTTTACGCCTTACAGCATCGAGGACAAGAATCGGCAGGAATTGCTACTTTTGCGGGTAAAATCGTACATTCCTATAAAAATATGGGTTTGGTTTCGCAAGTTTTTAATGAAACAACCTTAGAGAAGCTTTCAGGTGATATTGCCATCGGTCATACTCGCTATTCTACAACTGGTTCTAGCTTAAGAGCCAATGCCCAGCCCGTGGTAGTCGATACTCGCCTGGGTTCTCTGGCACTCGCACATAACGGTAATTTGGTTAATGCAGTAGAACTGCGAAAGCATTTAACTAAAAGAGAAGCCGCTTTTATTACTACCACAGATTCAGAAATGATCGCTCTGGCGATCGCCGATGAAGTCAATCGCGGCAAAGATTGGATACAGGGGGCAATAAGTGCCTGTAAGCTGTGTTCTGGGGCGTATAGTTTGACTATTGCCACACCTGTTGGGTTAATGGGCGTGCGCGACCGCAACGGAATTCGTCCTTTGGTAATTGGTGTTTTGAAAGTAGAGGATAAGCCACCTCGCTATGTACTTGCCTCAGAAACCTGTGGTTTGGATATTATTGGGGCAGAATACGTACGAGATGTAAATCCTGGAGAATTAGTCTGGATAACTGAATCGGGGCTAGTTTCGATCGACTGGGCGCAACAACCAGATAAAAAGCTGTGCATTTTTGAAATGATTTATTTTGCCCGTCCCGATAGCGTGATGCACGATGAGACTTTGTTTAGTTATCGTTTGCGCCTGGGAAGACAGCTTGCTAGAGAATCTATAGTTGATGCCGATATAGTGATTGGCGTACCAGATTCGGGAATACCTGCGGCAATCGGTTTTTCTCGTGAATCTGACATTCCCTATGGGGAAGGATTGATTAAAAATCGCTATGTGGGTAGAACCTTTATTCAGCCTACTCAGAGTATGCGCGAATCGGGAATTCGGATGAAGCTCAATACATTAAAAGATGTCTTAATGGGAAAACGAGTTATTATCGTTGACGATTCTATTGTTCGAGGTACGACCAGTAAGAAAATTGTTAAAGCTTTAAGAGATGCAGGGGCAAGTGAAGTCCACATGAGAATTTCATCGCCACCTGTTACCCATCCCTGCTTTTACGGTATCGATACCGACAACCAAAAACAGCTAATTGCCGCCACTAAATCAGAACGAGAAATTGAAAAGCGAATTGGCGTAGATAGTTTAGCTTATCTCAGTTGGTCGGGAATGCTACAGGCTACAGGAGAAGATCCGAATAATTTTTGTTCGGCTTGTTTTACTGGTGATTATCCAATCAACATTCCCGATGATATTAAGCGTTCAAAATTAATTTTAGAAGAAACTAACGTTTAA
- the purL gene encoding phosphoribosylformylglycinamidine synthase subunit PurL, producing MSEIGSTPFTAEEIAAEGLKPEEYQEIVNRLGRHPNKAELGMFGVMWSEHCCYKNSRPLLKQFPTTGERILVGPGENAGVVDLGNGLQLAFKIESHNHPSAVEPFQGAATGVGGILRDIFTMGARPIAILNSLRFGDLSDARTRRIFQGVVEGISNYGNCVGVPTVAGEVYFDRAYQGNPLVNAMALGLMETQEIVKAGASGVGNPVLYVGSTTGRDGMGGASFASAELTDKSMDDRPAVQVGDPFLEKSLIEACLEAFKTGAVVAAQDMGAAGITCSTSEMAAKGNLGIELNLDKIPVRETGMVPYEYLLSESQERMLFVAEKGREQELIDIFHRWELQAVVAGEVIAEPIVRILYQGEIAAEIPATALADNTPIYHRELLEEPPEYARKAWDWKAESLPACDYEGLFVGNTYKTWNDLLLQLLDTPTIASKYWVYRQYDRQVQNNTILLPGGADAAIVRVRPLDAKPSECKTGVAATTDCNSRYVYLDPYEGAKAAVAEAARNLSCVGAEPLAITDNLNFGSPEQAVGYWQLANACRGVADACRELGTPVTGGNVSLYNETLDSNGVPQAIYPTPVIGMVGLIPDIGKVCGQAWQNEGDFIYLLGSLQLPTLGASEYLATIHNTVAGKPPTVNFDLERQVQAVCRYGIRQGWINSAHDLAEGGLAVALAEACIGNRLGAEVKVAVSDTQRLDEILFGEVASNIVVSVSSKIVADWEDYLRSNLANNWQKIGTVGNSSLKILTDDNLSLINVKIDSAIECWQQAIEKRLSI from the coding sequence ATGTCTGAAATTGGGTCAACTCCGTTTACTGCTGAAGAAATTGCTGCTGAAGGTCTTAAACCTGAAGAATACCAAGAAATTGTTAACAGGTTAGGTCGCCATCCCAATAAAGCAGAGTTGGGTATGTTTGGGGTAATGTGGTCGGAACACTGTTGCTATAAAAACTCCCGTCCCTTATTAAAACAGTTTCCTACTACGGGCGAACGCATCTTAGTTGGACCAGGAGAAAATGCGGGAGTTGTAGACTTAGGAAACGGATTACAGTTGGCATTTAAAATTGAATCTCACAATCATCCTTCGGCTGTAGAACCGTTTCAAGGGGCGGCGACGGGTGTAGGGGGGATTTTAAGAGATATCTTTACTATGGGGGCGCGTCCCATCGCCATTTTAAACTCTTTACGCTTTGGCGATTTGAGCGATGCCAGGACTAGAAGGATTTTTCAGGGTGTAGTAGAAGGCATTAGTAACTATGGTAATTGCGTTGGAGTACCCACTGTAGCAGGAGAAGTTTATTTCGATCGCGCCTATCAGGGCAATCCTTTAGTTAATGCAATGGCGTTGGGATTAATGGAAACCCAAGAAATTGTTAAGGCTGGGGCTTCTGGTGTTGGCAACCCCGTGTTGTATGTCGGTTCCACTACTGGTAGAGACGGTATGGGCGGGGCGAGTTTTGCCAGTGCGGAATTAACCGATAAGTCGATGGATGACCGCCCTGCGGTACAGGTAGGCGATCCATTTTTAGAGAAATCTTTAATTGAAGCCTGTTTGGAAGCCTTTAAAACTGGCGCGGTAGTTGCTGCGCAGGATATGGGGGCGGCAGGAATTACCTGTTCGACTTCAGAAATGGCGGCTAAAGGTAATTTGGGTATCGAACTGAATTTAGATAAAATTCCCGTCCGCGAAACGGGCATGGTTCCCTATGAATATCTACTCTCGGAATCTCAAGAGAGGATGTTGTTTGTTGCCGAAAAAGGAAGAGAACAGGAACTAATCGATATCTTTCATCGTTGGGAACTTCAGGCGGTAGTAGCAGGAGAAGTCATTGCCGAACCGATAGTTAGAATTTTATACCAGGGAGAAATAGCGGCAGAAATTCCTGCCACTGCGCTGGCAGATAACACCCCTATTTACCATCGAGAATTACTCGAAGAACCACCTGAATATGCTCGAAAAGCCTGGGACTGGAAAGCCGAGAGTTTGCCCGCTTGTGACTACGAAGGTTTGTTTGTAGGTAACACCTACAAAACCTGGAACGATCTTTTACTGCAACTATTAGATACTCCTACCATCGCTTCTAAATATTGGGTATATCGACAATACGATCGCCAAGTGCAAAATAATACTATCTTATTGCCTGGTGGTGCGGATGCGGCGATCGTGCGGGTTCGTCCTCTCGATGCCAAACCCAGTGAATGTAAGACTGGTGTGGCAGCAACTACAGACTGTAATTCGCGCTATGTCTATCTCGATCCTTATGAAGGGGCAAAAGCGGCAGTAGCTGAAGCAGCGCGCAACCTTAGCTGTGTGGGTGCAGAACCTTTGGCAATTACCGATAATCTCAATTTCGGCAGTCCCGAACAAGCGGTAGGATATTGGCAACTGGCTAATGCCTGTCGCGGTGTTGCCGATGCCTGTCGAGAATTAGGTACTCCCGTTACTGGCGGTAATGTTTCCCTTTATAATGAAACCTTGGATTCTAACGGCGTACCCCAGGCAATTTATCCTACCCCCGTAATCGGTATGGTGGGTTTAATCCCTGACATAGGTAAAGTTTGCGGACAAGCCTGGCAAAATGAAGGAGATTTTATCTATTTGTTAGGTAGTTTGCAACTGCCTACCTTGGGCGCATCGGAATATTTAGCTACTATTCATAATACAGTTGCTGGTAAGCCGCCAACCGTTAACTTTGACTTGGAACGCCAGGTACAAGCAGTTTGTCGCTACGGCATCCGTCAGGGCTGGATTAACTCGGCTCACGATTTAGCGGAGGGAGGATTGGCAGTTGCTTTGGCTGAAGCCTGTATTGGCAATAGATTAGGGGCGGAGGTCAAGGTAGCTGTATCCGATACACAGCGTTTGGATGAAATATTGTTTGGGGAAGTTGCTAGTAACATAGTAGTTTCGGTTAGTTCGAAAATAGTTGCGGATTGGGAAGACTATTTACGGTCAAACTTGGCCAATAATTGGCAAAAAATTGGTACGGTAGGCAACTCCAGCTTAAAAATTTTAACTGACGATAATCTTTCGTTAATCAATGTTAAGATTGACAGTGCAATCGAGTGCTGGCAACAAGCAATAGAAAAAAGGTTAAGTATTTAA
- a CDS encoding L-threonylcarbamoyladenylate synthase translates to MNSQVIKLDRNIIPKIKSCLQAGEVVILPTDTVYALVVNGNDTQAIAKLNKIKAFASPQPLAIFTRKEKAKEVVEVNQAALQMMSHFPYPVTMIMTAKPTLSEAVTNGFKNVFVTCPGQFIYDLVIEVPFPIVGTSASFAGVRVTDADLAVKFFSDKVSLIADGGKSKYGRSGTLIDFTVEVPTIMTYGTVSVDDLRPLIPQIILPSHMMK, encoded by the coding sequence ATGAACAGTCAAGTTATCAAGCTCGATCGCAATATAATCCCCAAAATTAAAAGCTGCCTTCAAGCAGGGGAAGTTGTTATTCTGCCTACAGATACGGTTTACGCCTTAGTTGTTAATGGCAACGATACACAAGCGATCGCTAAACTCAATAAAATTAAAGCGTTTGCTTCGCCTCAGCCTTTAGCTATATTTACCCGCAAAGAAAAAGCCAAAGAAGTGGTAGAAGTAAATCAAGCCGCTTTACAAATGATGAGTCACTTTCCCTATCCCGTGACCATGATTATGACAGCTAAACCTACTTTATCTGAAGCAGTAACAAACGGATTTAAAAATGTTTTCGTCACCTGTCCTGGTCAATTTATTTACGATCTAGTTATAGAAGTACCTTTTCCAATTGTAGGGACTTCTGCCTCTTTCGCTGGTGTTCGAGTAACCGATGCGGATCTGGCAGTTAAATTTTTTAGCGACAAAGTTTCTTTAATTGCTGATGGCGGTAAGAGCAAATACGGTAGAAGTGGAACTTTGATAGATTTTACGGTAGAAGTGCCAACCATCATGACCTATGGGACGGTTTCTGTAGACGACCTCAGACCTTTAATCCCTCAGATTATTTTGCCTTCTCACATGATGAAGTAA